In Deltaproteobacteria bacterium HGW-Deltaproteobacteria-6, the genomic stretch CAAAATGCCCGTCTTTCCGTGGGATGCAATGACGATTAAATCAATGCCTTTTTCTTCCTGTTCTTTGAGGATCTCTTCATAAGGGATGCCTCTTTTCGTATCGTAAATAATTTCGATGCCGGAGTCTCCGTCCATAACTTTTTTAGCTTCCTGCTGGAGTTTTTCCTTGGCATTTTTGATGCTGTCTTCAAGAATTTTCCGCACATCCCCTTCATTCAGACAATAATCAACGGCACATTGCTGAAATCCATCATCGATCACATGCAGGAGATAAATCTTGGCTTTATTCTGCAAAGCAATGTCGATCGCCTGTTTCATTGCGTTATCCGCATAAACAGAAAAATCCGTCGGTACTAAAATTTTCTTCGGTGCAAACATAATCATGTCCTCCTTTTTTTTCTTATGTGGTTTTTAAACCAGGCGTCCTATTTCTCACTCGTCTTCGCCGGATCGCTCATGCGCGTGTGTCAGCGGAGGAATCCGGATCGTTTCAGCCGTATCTAATTTTCACGCAACAACATTGTAAGCCGCAGGATTAAGCGGCGATCCCGCCGGAAAGACGCGTGCCGCGAGTTCCCGATCCACCATCAGGATGCCTTCCTTGGAGTCTTCCACTCTGATCAGATCCCGACAAACTTTATCCGTGTTTTTTTCTTCTTCAATCTGTTCGTTTAAAAACCAGGAGAGCAGGGGCTCCGAAGTATAATCATTTTCCTCACGGGATATTTTGGTCAGATTGATGATCTTCCCCGTAATAAATTTCTCATGTTCATAGGCGTTCTGCCAGGCTTCCAGTGGATTCTTCCATGATGTTTTGATCTGCTTGATATCCAGCAGGGTCACCTGCCCGCCCCGGTCAAGAATGTGATCAAAAAATTTCATGGCATGGATCATTTCTTCATGCGCCTGACAACGCATCCAGTGCGCCATGCCGTCCAGATTCTGGGAATGAAAATAAGCAACCATTGATAAATAAACATAGTAGGACACCAATTCATGCTTGATCTGATCATTCATGGCCTGCCTGACTTTTTCTCCAATCATTATGTTTACCCTCCCTTCAGGATATTATTTCTTACAAATCGTTCGTCATTTCCATCTTGGCCATGTTCACGTATTCCGGCGGCGCCTGCAGGAGGGCCACGACATTGGACTTGTGTTCTATGGCCGGAACATCATCTTGAAGAAACCGGCCCACAAAATTGTTGATGCGGCCTTTCAACTGATGCCATTCCTGTTCCGAATCCTGTTGATTCATGATGTGTCCTCCTTGTTCAATTTTGTTTGTTTTTATAATGGAATATCGAATAGCACCGGTAATGACAATACTGATTAATTGTAAGCAGAGTAGTAGGTAATGCCTACTAATATGGACGATAAGACAACTGAATTAAGCCGTTGCGGCAGGGAAGGGTTTGCACGGTTCACGATCGCCCGCATTGTTGAGAATCCGTGGTAGTCTTTGACAAATATCACAAGTGTGCGATAATGAAGTTATGAAAAGATTTGTCCTTATTTTTGCCATTTTGATTTCAGCCTCCTGCGCCGGTCAGCAGATTAAGCCCTATGTGATTCCGCAACACGTTCAGGAACGCACACCGGATATTCTTTCCAATTACACCAGCGCCGTTGCCTGCATGGACATAAAAAAAGACGGGGAAACCCTCCGTCTGGGCCTTAATCCGGGCAAGAAACCTAACGCGTGGGTCAATGAAGAAGATAACATTATTATCACTGAAGGCCTTTTCCAGTTTGACAATGACACGATTACCTTTGTCCTCGCCCATGAACTTTCTCACATAAAATTGAAGCACATCCAGAATAAACAAGCGGTCAGCCTTGCGACAACCGGAGCGTTCATTGTTGCCGGTGCTTTTATTCCGGGAATCGGTTTGCTCAATTACGCCGTCAATCCGGCTGTCACCAATAATTACAGCAAGGTCCAGGAGTATGAAGCCGACAAGCTGGCGTCCGAAACGCTTATCCGCTGCTTTAATATTTCTCTTGATCGGCAAATCGAAATTCTTCAATCCATGCAAGCCGCCACCAAAGACGGCGGCGGTTTCTGGGATCAACATCCGTCCTGGGACAACCGGATAAAAAACATTAACAACAAGCCATAAGGTTTCATTACCGGGATTATTTATCCGGAAAGGCCATGTCCGGAGTTGCGACGTCTCTGTTTCCCCCGCAGGTATTCATTTCCAACACCACCTTGTTTTGAGCCAAGACCACATCCAGCAAGCGTTCAGATGGAGCTGACGGTTGCCTGCACCTTTTCCTGTACTTCAGCAAGCAGGGTGTCGATATCCGCTTCACTCAACGACAGAAGTTGCAGGACATCGCTTAAATCCGGGGGTTGCTCTTCGAACATGCTGAAGCCTATCCGGCGTGTCAACATGTTTGCGAGATAAAGAATAATAACCATATTCCGCGAATCGGCGGAAATCTCCGGGGCTTCATGGGTGCTAACGGCTTTAATCAGGCTTTCTTCAAATCCCCAGCGCTGGAAGACGGCGCCGCCGAAACCGGCATGAACCGTCTGAATCACTGCCATGATGTCATCCAGTTTGAACTCCGGAGATTTGCCCTTCATGGCAAGATTCAAGGTCATGGCATGCAGCAGCAGCACCTTGCCGATATCATGGGTCAACCCCAGAAGAAATATCGTGTCTTCGTCTTCGCCATTATGTTTTTTAACAATGGCCCGCGCCACATACGCCGTTGCAATGGCATGATGAAAAAGTTTATCCATAACGGCTTTCACCGGCGCGCTATCCGCCTTATAGAGCGATTTCATGGCGATGGTGGATACAATGCCTTTGGTATCTTTTATGCCGACGAGGGTCAAGGCCTGAACAATGGATTTGACCTTGCCCTGTCCTCCATAATGAACAGAATTGGCCATACTTAAGAGCCGCAGCGTCACAATCTGATCCTGTTCGATGCACGCGGCGATATCTTCGAGGGTGACATCGGGCAGTCGGAGAACCTCCTGAATCTTCTGGATGAGGGCGGGAAATGCGGGCAGTTCGATTTTACCTTTTTTGAACGCTTCGATGACATCCTTGACGGCATTCAGAAGGACCTTTCCTTCCGGATGCGCGGAATTTGCCGCAGGCCCCCCGTTTGTTTTTGCATCTTTTGTAACGGGGCTCATCCCGCCTTTTGCAGAACTCGTTTCCGACGGACTGATCAGCCCCACCTTGATCAGCTTTTTTGCCAGGGTGTCGCGATCGAAGGGTTTGGCGATATAATCGTTACATCCGGTCTGAATGGCCGTAACGATCGTATCTTTGTCCGCCGAAGCCGTCACCATGATAATAATCGTCCTCTTGTCCGCCGGCACTTCTTTTTGTTTCTCCATGGCCCGGATTTGAAAAAGGACGTCCAGCCCGCTCATATCGGGCATGGAAATATCAAGGGTAATCAGGTCAAAAGGCTTCTGATTCTCCCATGCGGTTTTAAATGCCTCGATGGCTGCTTTTCCACTTTCCACAGCTGCGCATTCGCCATAACCGGTCATGATCCGTTCCATGAGCTTCCGGCTGACGAGTTCATCATCCGCTATCAATATCTTCATTTGCCGCTCCAATCAGATATAGTGTAGAATCACGATATAACCCTGCTGCTTACCGTATCTTTTTTACAGGCATCCATTCCTGGCGGTTGCCATGAAATGCCTGAGGCGTTCGAAAGCTTCTTCCATTGCAGGCAGGGTGTCCCGCAAGCCCTGGAGGTTTCCTGTTTTACCGAATTTTTCCATCAGGGCGGCAACTTTTGCCAATTCACGGGCTTTGAGATTTCCTGCCCCCCCTTTGATGGAGTGCGATTCCCTGCCGGCCGGAGCAGCATCTCCATCAATGATAGCCTGCCGGATAAGAATCAGCTGCTTTTCAACATTCTGTGCAAATCCATCCATGACTTCCTGCAGAAAATCCCTGTCGTTGCCGAACTCAAGAAGTGTCGCATCATAATCCATGACGGCTTTTTCTTCACAATCTTTGTTCTGTTCAATCACGGGAGGATCCGGCTGATCGCCCTTGATGACGGAGGTTCGGGATGTCCACTTGTCAACGACGGCCAGCAGATCCGATCTTCTGACCGGTTTGGACAGGTACGCATCCATTCCCGATTCCATGCATTTGTCGATATGCTCCCTTATCACATGAGCGGTCATGGCGATAATCGGAATACGCTTCGCTTCCTGCATGTCCGCCTCCAGCCGCCGTATCTCCATCGTTGCTTCATAGCCGTCCATCACGGGCATTTGAACATCCATCAGGATCAGATCATAGGACTTCCCCGTAAAGGCCTGGACGGCCTGTTCGCCGTTTTCCGCCAGATCGACATAATAACCGGCATTCTTCAAATGACTCATCGCAATCTGCTGGTTTGTCGGATAATCTTCCGCCAGAAGAATAACAACATGGCCCTTGTGTTTTTCTTTGATCGTGTGCTGCGTCACCAGTTTTCCCGCTTTGCCGGAAGCACCATCCGGGCCGCTTAAAACATCTTCGATGGCATGGTAAAGTTCATCTCTCCGGATGGGTTTGGTCAGGTATCCCTGAATGCCGAGATCCCGGCAGCTTTTCCCGTCGCCTCTGCTTCCGGCTGACGTCAGAATGATGCAGGGAATCTTTTTGAATTCCTCCCGGGAGCGGATCCGTCTGACCAGTTCAAATCCGTCCGTCTCCGGCATCAGATAATCCGAAAGAATAAGATCGAAAGTTTCCCCGCGCTGATGCGACGCGTCAAGGACCATCAGGGCTTCAGCGGCCGTTGCGGCCTCGGCGATATGACACTCCCAGGGGTTCAGATATTCCCGGAGAATAAAACGGTTATTGGGATTGTCATCGACAATCAATATGTTCAGTTCCTGAAAAAGAATCTGGCGTTTGGACTGCGGTTCATCCGGCAGGGGCTGTTTTCTGAAAACAAGATCAAACCGGAAAGTTGCGCCCTGCCCTTCTTCGCTTTCCAGGCTGATTTTTCCTCCCATCATTTCCACCAGCATGCGGGAAATGGTCGTTCCCAATCCCGTTCCGCCGAATTTCCGCGTTGTTGATCCATCCGCCTGGGTAAAACTCTCAAAAATGCTGTCCTGCTTGTCCTTGGGAATGCCGATCCCCGTATCCTTGACGGAAAAACGGATCAGGACGTCATCCCCCCAGTCCTCAAGCAATTCGCCCTTCAAATAGACCTCGCCCGCCGGGGTAAACTTGACGGCATTGCCAATCAGATTGACGAGAATTTGCCTGAGGCGGCCCGGATCTCCCATGAGCAGGGACGGCACATCGGTGTTGAGAAAAGCGATGAGTTCAAGTCCCTTCTGGGCGGCACGCACGGAAAAACCGTCTGCCACATTATCGAATGTGGTTTGAAGATCAAAGGGGATGGACTCGATCCCCATTCTGCCGGCTTCAATTTTGGAAAAATCGAGAATATCATTAATCACGTCCAGAAGCGATTCAGCCTCCCGGTTGATCGTGCTCAATATGCGGTGAAGGGCTTCATCAGTATTCAGATCCAGTGCGATTTCGGTCATGCCGATGACGCCGTTCAGGGGCGTTCTGATCTCATGACTCATGTTGGCAAGAAACTGGCTTTTAGCCCGGGTCGCCTCTTCTGCCGTGGCTTTCGCCTGCCGCAATTCCTCTTCATTCTTCAGCCGTTCCGTTACATCCCTGCCCACCCCTCTGAATCCGATGACCATTCCCTTCACGTCTTTCAACGGGTTAATGAAAGCCTCGATATAGGCTATTTCACCGTCCCTCTTGACGAATTGCCAGTCAAACCTTGCCGGTTCACCGGTCAGAAAGATTCGATGGAAAGTTTCAAAAACCTTGGAGACATGAACAGGACTGGTAAATTTCTGATAATTCATGCCGAGAAGTTCTTCTTCCGTGTAATCGAGTATTTTGGCAACGGAAGGATTAAAGAATCGAAGGCAACCCGACAGATCCGTCTCGAAGTATCCGTCATCCATGGTGACCAGGATATCTCTGTATTTCTCCTCGCTCTTGCGGAGCGCATCTTCTGCTTTTTTTCTTTCTTCAATATCTTTTTTGAGCTGCTTCTCCTGCCTCAAATCATGAACAATTAAAGCCAGCCCTACCATCTCACCCCTTTTGTCGTTCACGACGCCGAGCGTCAGGGAAACAGGAATGACGTCACCTGAACGGTTCTTAAGATGAAAGTCTCCACTCTGATGCAGAACCGACAGGTCCTGTGCCTGATCATAACTTTCCTTGAGAAAATGCTCCTCGGCAAACAGCGTGGAATAATGCCGGCCGATAATGTTTTGCCCCTCCGTACAAATCAGAGCCGAGGCGCTGTTATTGACCTCAATGATTAATCCATCCGTATCGGCCAGAACAACTATATCGGTAATGTTGGCAATGATGTTCTCCGCGGCAATAGCGGCGGTAAAGCTCATCAACCGGTAGCGGGTAATCGCCAGCCAGATGCCTCCGATCCAGATGATAATTCCCAGATAGGCTACGGCGGGAGTTGCAATGCCGATGCTGGGAAGGATAATATTGACGGCCAGACCGAAAATCATCGTCGGAACCCATGTGGCAAAAATAATCAGTGCCTGCTTTCTTTCTTTCCTGATTTTCGTCCTGATTCTCCAGTGCACAAAAAGAACCGGCCCGACCAGCATAACACTGAACATATAAACAACATAGGCCCCATAGAGAAACCCGTGCGGCACGACGACTTCGCATATCCCCAATGGCGTATCTTTAAAACCGGTTATGAGCAGAATATCGGTTAGCACGTAATAACAAAAGATAAAGCCGGGGATAAAAAGCGCCGCTAAAAATAATTTTTTTACGCCGCTGAATTGAAGATTGCGCTTCGTAACGCTCAGAATAAAGCATAATAGCAGCGGGGGGAAAAGGCACCAGCCGGGAGCCCCTACCTTGTACCAGAACCAGCGGGCTTCTTCCGTCGGCGCGATAAAAACAAAGGTATATCCGAAAGACCAGATGGTAAAACAAAGGCACAGGCCAAAGAAGAAACGATTTTCCCGCGCCCTGGCGTTCAGCAGCAAAACATGAGTGCCGAAATACAGAAAGATTGCCGCGGCGAGAAACGATAAGAGAGATAGAATCGTATTCATCTTATAAGAGAGTCGTCCAGCGCTTTCACATTATGCCAAGACTGATCGATAAAAGCGCAAAAAATATTTGTGCTCTTCTTAGCATTTTTTCGAAGAAAGAACATCATCGATCTTAACTTTTAAAACGCGTATCTGTTAAAATTAACAGGATACTTGTTCAGGCTCACTAATCAGGCAGTTCTGAAAGCATAATGGCGCAACGCAGAAGAGGCCGTGGGAGAAAGGGAAAGGGATCCCCAAC encodes the following:
- a CDS encoding universal stress protein, which translates into the protein MIMFAPKKILVPTDFSVYADNAMKQAIDIALQNKAKIYLLHVIDDGFQQCAVDYCLNEGDVRKILEDSIKNAKEKLQQEAKKVMDGDSGIEIIYDTKRGIPYEEILKEQEEKGIDLIVIASHGKTGILSNLMGGVVDKVMKKAKCPVLLVRS
- a CDS encoding ferritin, which gives rise to MIGEKVRQAMNDQIKHELVSYYVYLSMVAYFHSQNLDGMAHWMRCQAHEEMIHAMKFFDHILDRGGQVTLLDIKQIKTSWKNPLEAWQNAYEHEKFITGKIINLTKISREENDYTSEPLLSWFLNEQIEEEKNTDKVCRDLIRVEDSKEGILMVDRELAARVFPAGSPLNPAAYNVVA